From a region of the Oscarella lobularis chromosome 7, ooOscLobu1.1, whole genome shotgun sequence genome:
- the LOC136188685 gene encoding Bardet-Biedl syndrome 12 protein homolog isoform X1 yields the protein MKRQASVPWLERIKRIGASVKGFLGPHKALKAIVDDNSSQLCGDVSTFLACLHEVNEVAVCQDPVTQLLVEVCDGMNRSVGGGCTTLVNMISFWANPIAELVRKGVAVPVLNALLEDALLECIGALNDESYALDISEWVSISPPLFTSSECDKVMGMGSSVGMHDSRAISGHASGIRNEDDKDSRDDDDDFTFEEPDSKEKERVLRLRPEIVSFASTFTSKRFRLEQWEDLADFSRLLSHGKTNEMDLLLRSMIHDKSNKFLSFDADRIRCRSVVGGCGAERAGLVARGLVFSSTDGHVPSPIPSAPTNLLIVLGDITARFRHAGYIGEGKQWTSAKDFQQSNQSWESSWLARIRVAVRDTNAGLIVCHGRIDSVVIDVCAECGVTALCGVESAQIGALAEATGATRLTYLHLAKPEHVGRAVTLGVVWSTTINKARRGEREEFLISVTPETRTRQCLVPRGTTKCRCREIRTIVLFAPTNDLARIAQARFESCVERMRSVLRSRRVLPGGGAIELCCAARLRNFRSRGDGELNDDRRHVYEAVAEGLEAYAATVRLGIARDSDSVSVQDATRATWAGTSHTTDERKLDAIDDYVAKVEGWERALGVVRVCLHAELGTFESL from the exons ATGAAACGACAAGCATCTGTGCCATGGCTGGAGCGAATAAAGCGAATAG GTGCTTCGGTGAAAGGATTCTTGGGACCCCATAAAGC TCTCAaggcgatcgtcgacgacaattcGAGTCAACTGTGCGGCGACGTGTCGACGTTCCTCGCCTGTTTGCACGAAGTGAACGAG GTAGCTGTTTGTCAGGACCCAGTCACGCAGCTTCTGGTGGAAGTCTGCGACGGCATGAATCGATCGGTGGGCGGCGGCTGCACAACGCTCGTCAACATGATCTCCTTTTGGGCGAATCCGATCGCCGAGCTCGTTCGCAAA GGCGTCGCCGTGCCCGTTTTGAACGCGCTGTTAGAAGACGCGTTGTTGGAATGCATTGGCGCGCTGAACGACGAGAGCTACGCCCTGGATATTAGCGAATGGGTGTCGATTTCTCCTCCGCTCTTTACCT CGTCGGAATGCGACAAGGTCATGGGAATGGGAAGCTCTGTCGGTATGCACGACTCTCGGGCAATATCCGGTCATGCATCTGGGATAAGGAATGAGGATGACAAAGATAGCcgtgatgacgacgatgacttTACCTTTGAGGAACCGGATTCTAAGGAGAAGGAACGTGTCTTACGCCTACGTCCAGAGATcgtttccttcgcttccacTTTCACTTCcaaacgttttcgtttggAACAATGGGAAGATTTGGCCGACTTTAG CCGCCTACTTAGTCAcggaaaaacgaacgaaatggATCTACTATTGCGCAGCATGATTCACGACAAAAGCAACAAATTCCT AtctttcgacgccgatcgaattcgatgtcgatccgtcgtcggcggatGTGGAGCGGAACGCGCCGGTCTCGTCGCGCGCggtctcgttttctcgtcgacagaCGGACACGTGCCGTCGCCAATTCCCTCGGCACCGACCAATCTACTC ATCGTTCTTGGAGACATCACAGCGCGATTTAGACACGCTGGATATATCGGCGAAGGTAAACAGTGGACGTCCGCCAAAGACTTCCAACAATCTAATCAATCGTGGGAATCGAGTTGGCTCGCTCGGATTCGAGTCGCGGTTAGAGAC ACAAACGCTGGCCTAATCGTCTGTCACGGTCGGATCGATTCGGTCGTCATTGATGTCTGCGCCGAATGTGGCGTGACGGCGCTGTGCGGCGTCGAATCGGCGCAGATCGGCGCGCTCGCCGAAGCTACCGGCGCCACTCGACTCACCTATCTTCATTTGGCGAAGCCG GAGCACGTGGGAAGAGCGGTGACGTTAGGCGTCGTCTGGTCAACGACGATCAACAAAGCTCGTCGCGGCGAGAGGGAAGAGTTCTTGATTTCAG TGACACCGGAAACGCGTACCCGACAGTGCCTCGTCCCGCGAGGCACCACGAAATGCAGATGCAG GGAAATTCGCACGATCGTTCTCTTCGCGCCAACGAACGATCTGGCACGAATTGCGCAGGCGCGCTTTGAAAGTTGCGTCGAGCGGATGCGAAGTGTTCTGCGTTCTCGCCGCGTTTTgcccggcggcggcgcaatTGAACTCTGTTGTGCCGCTCGACTTCGAAATTTCCGCTCccgaggcgacggcgagctaaacgacgatcgacgtcacgtttaCGAAGCAGTAGCGGAAGGCCTCGAGGCTTACGCAGCCACCGTTCGGCTGGGAATCGCGCGCGACTCTGATTCGGTTTCAGTGCAAGATGCGACACGTGCGACGTGGGCGGGGACCTCGCACACTACGGATGAGCGGAAGTTGGATGCGATCGACGATTACGTAGCCAAGGTCGAAGGGTGGGAACGAGCGCTGGGAGTTGTTCGAGTTTGCTTGCACGCCGAATTGGGGACTTTCGAGTCCCTATAG
- the LOC136188679 gene encoding kinesin-like protein KIF6 — protein MTEDQTIRIFCRVRPTKAKTGMYEIGENAKGVPQIQFLVPKSESDGFVNNKPEIYRFAFNRVFDAKTTQDQVFDGVAKEVVENVLAGYNGTIFAYGQTGSGKTFTITGGAEKYADRGLIPRALSYIFQYQQMHPEDTYAVQISYLEIYNERGFDLLHPQHETSKLEDLPRVHLMEDAERTVHLKNLSFHQANNEEEALNLLFLGDTNRMIAETPMNQASTRSHCIFTVHVSVRPSGSTTLKKAKLHLVDLAGSERVSKTGVGGTLLAEAKYINLSLHCLEQVILALSEKGRQHIPYRNSMMTFVLRDSLGGNCKTTMIATCSVEKRNVDETISSCRFAQRVAKVQNKAVLNEEEDPQLMIDRLKGQVQRLREELELATGEERTEALTEEEEQQCQSLVTNYVGDSDPEATLAVGADLRKVHVCFRLLKQLVLKRAVATETSSPSRPASQTSSGVVVSSASEEEIKKLKALMQQRDSEINVLVSMLKKEKRRNAAYGASLKKAGLEVPEPSYDPNELVTDRPVDASEILRDASNGSFERTSSKTLESRPSTSSGRHRARHHEVLSQAELSQARQEAFDSFRRDYAHNAAIDENKQALRQRYGDAKQLGEQVNKSRGLMNSIKSQIEQIRVSHAVQGLTEENQESVDPREEELRGQLEREKARFKTLVSNLRSLKTEIEHLQHLLEKSKVKMQKDFEIWWAEQGSLPPAVSTPVQQAVKLAWKTPPVTPSQGQIAATASMPYNSATNGTSSFSRKQEKRNTKTHDSRPNSRSSSSSVQLTGDSRADADILAFVKARQSLLDRGQRKH, from the exons atgaCCGAAGACCAAACAATTCGGATTTTCTGCCGAGTTCGACCGACGAAGGCCAAAACAGGG ATGtacgaaatcggcgaaaacgCCAAAGGCGTACCACAAATCCAATTCCTCGTCCCCAAATCGGAATCAGACGGCTTCGTCAACAACAAACCGGAGATATATCGCTTCGC ATTCAatcgcgttttcgacgcCAAGACGACTCAGGATCAAgtcttcgacggcgtcgccaaggaagtcgtcgaaaa CGTTCTCGCTGGATACAACGGAACGATCTTCGCCTACGGTCAG ACGGGGTCGGGTAAAACGTTTACCATTACTGGCGGGGCTGAGAAATATGCTGATCGAGGGCTCATACCGCGAGCCTTGTCTTACATCTTTCAATATCAGCAGATG CATCCTGAGGATACGTACGCCGTGCAAATTTCCTATCTCGAGATCTATAATGAACGCGGTTTCGACTTGCTTCATCCCCAACACGAAACGTCGAAATTGGAAGATTTGCC ACGAGTGCACCTAATGGAAGACGCCGAACGAACTGTTCACTTGAAGAATCTCTCCTTTCACCAGGCCAACAACGAGGAGGAAG CTCTCAACCTGCTTTTTCTTGGAGACACAAATCGAATGATAGCCGAG ACTCCAATGAATCAAGCGTCTACTCGTTCTCACTGCATCTTTACTGTACACGTTTCCGTACGACCTTCAGGCAGCACAACTCTCAAGAAAGCGAAGCTCCATTTGGTCGATCTAGCCGG TTCGGAGAGAGTCAGTAAGACGGGAGTCGGCGGCACGTTGCTGGCAGAGGCGAAATACATCAACCTGTCACTTCACTGCTTGGAGCAGGTCATTCTCGCTCTCTCCGAGAAGGGTCGTCAGCACATTCCCTATAGAAACTCTATGATGACGTTCGTCCTCAGAGACAG CCTCGGTGGGAATTGTAAGACGACTATGATTGCTACTTGTTCGgtcgaaaagagaaacgtaGAC GAAACGATATCGTCGTGTCGGTTTGCCCAAAGAGTTGCCAAAGTGCAAAACAAAGCGGTGCtgaacgaagaggaagacccTCAACTG ATGATCGATCGTCTCAAAGGACAGGTCCAGCGTCTGAGGGAGGAATTAGAATTGGCTACGGGCGAAGAACGGACCGAAGCCTTGActgaagaggaagaacaGCA ATGCCAGTCACTCGTTACAAACTACGTCGGGGATTCCGATCCGGAAGCGACGCTCGCTGTTGGCGCTGATCTACGAAAAGTTCACGTCTGCTTTCGACTTTTGAAA CAACTGGTGCTGAAGCGAGCGGTCGCGACTGAAACATCATCGCC GTCGCGACCAGCATCGCAGACTAGTAGTGGAGTCGTTGTCTCGTCGGCAAGCGAAGAGGAAATTAAGAAACTAAAGGCTTTGATGCAACAGAGAGACAGTGAAATCA ACGTATTAGTAAGCATGctgaagaaggagaagagacgCAACGCCGCCTACGGCGCGTCGTTGAAAAAGGCTGGATTGGAAGTGCCCGAACCGAGCTACGATCCGAATGAATTAGTAACGGACAGGCCGGTCGATGCAAGCGAAATTCTTCGAGACGCGTCGAACGGATCGTTTGAACGCACTTCGTCCAAGACGCTCGAGTCGaggccgtcgacgtcgagcggtCGCCACAGGGCGAGACATCACGAAGTGCTGAGTCAAGCAG AACTGTCTCAAGCGAGACAGGAAGCGTTTGATTCGTTTAGAAGGGACTACGCGCATAACGCGGCTATCGATGAAAATAAGCAGGCGCTTCGGCAGCGGTATGGCGATGCGAAGCAGTTAGGAGAGCAGGTTAATAAATCCAGAGGATTGATGA ATTCTATTAAAAGTCAAATAGAACAGATTCGAGTTAGTCACGCAGTGCAAG GACTTactgaagaaaatcaagaaaGTGTCGATCCCCGGGAGGAAGAGCTGAGAGGTCAATTGGAACGAGAAAAGGCTCG ATTTAAGACTTTGGTATCTAATCTACGATCGCTGAAAACGGAGATCGAACATCTGCAGCATTTGCTTGAAAAATCAAAGGTCAAGATGCAGAAGGACTTTGAAATCTGGTGGGCCGAGCAAGGCTCGTTACCTCCAGCAGTTTCGACTCCAGTTCAACAG GCAGTAAAATTGGCGTGGAAAACACCCCCTGTAACGCCGAGCCAGGGCCAGATTGCGGCAACGGCATCCATGCCTTACAATTCAGCAACGAATGGCACGTCATCCTTCAGCAGGAAacaagagaaacgaaacaCGAAGACGCACGATTCAAGACCGAATTCCAGATCTTCGTCCAG TAGCGTTCAACTGACAGGCGACAGTCGAGCGGATGCCGACATTCTCGCTTTCGTCAAAGCAAGACAAAGCCTTCTAGATCGAG Gtcaaagaaaacattga
- the LOC136188685 gene encoding Bardet-Biedl syndrome 12 protein homolog isoform X2 codes for MNRSVGGGCTTLVNMISFWANPIAELVRKGVAVPVLNALLEDALLECIGALNDESYALDISEWVSISPPLFTSSECDKVMGMGSSVGMHDSRAISGHASGIRNEDDKDSRDDDDDFTFEEPDSKEKERVLRLRPEIVSFASTFTSKRFRLEQWEDLADFSRLLSHGKTNEMDLLLRSMIHDKSNKFLSFDADRIRCRSVVGGCGAERAGLVARGLVFSSTDGHVPSPIPSAPTNLLIVLGDITARFRHAGYIGEGKQWTSAKDFQQSNQSWESSWLARIRVAVRDTNAGLIVCHGRIDSVVIDVCAECGVTALCGVESAQIGALAEATGATRLTYLHLAKPEHVGRAVTLGVVWSTTINKARRGEREEFLISVTPETRTRQCLVPRGTTKCRCREIRTIVLFAPTNDLARIAQARFESCVERMRSVLRSRRVLPGGGAIELCCAARLRNFRSRGDGELNDDRRHVYEAVAEGLEAYAATVRLGIARDSDSVSVQDATRATWAGTSHTTDERKLDAIDDYVAKVEGWERALGVVRVCLHAELGTFESL; via the exons ATGAATCGATCGGTGGGCGGCGGCTGCACAACGCTCGTCAACATGATCTCCTTTTGGGCGAATCCGATCGCCGAGCTCGTTCGCAAA GGCGTCGCCGTGCCCGTTTTGAACGCGCTGTTAGAAGACGCGTTGTTGGAATGCATTGGCGCGCTGAACGACGAGAGCTACGCCCTGGATATTAGCGAATGGGTGTCGATTTCTCCTCCGCTCTTTACCT CGTCGGAATGCGACAAGGTCATGGGAATGGGAAGCTCTGTCGGTATGCACGACTCTCGGGCAATATCCGGTCATGCATCTGGGATAAGGAATGAGGATGACAAAGATAGCcgtgatgacgacgatgacttTACCTTTGAGGAACCGGATTCTAAGGAGAAGGAACGTGTCTTACGCCTACGTCCAGAGATcgtttccttcgcttccacTTTCACTTCcaaacgttttcgtttggAACAATGGGAAGATTTGGCCGACTTTAG CCGCCTACTTAGTCAcggaaaaacgaacgaaatggATCTACTATTGCGCAGCATGATTCACGACAAAAGCAACAAATTCCT AtctttcgacgccgatcgaattcgatgtcgatccgtcgtcggcggatGTGGAGCGGAACGCGCCGGTCTCGTCGCGCGCggtctcgttttctcgtcgacagaCGGACACGTGCCGTCGCCAATTCCCTCGGCACCGACCAATCTACTC ATCGTTCTTGGAGACATCACAGCGCGATTTAGACACGCTGGATATATCGGCGAAGGTAAACAGTGGACGTCCGCCAAAGACTTCCAACAATCTAATCAATCGTGGGAATCGAGTTGGCTCGCTCGGATTCGAGTCGCGGTTAGAGAC ACAAACGCTGGCCTAATCGTCTGTCACGGTCGGATCGATTCGGTCGTCATTGATGTCTGCGCCGAATGTGGCGTGACGGCGCTGTGCGGCGTCGAATCGGCGCAGATCGGCGCGCTCGCCGAAGCTACCGGCGCCACTCGACTCACCTATCTTCATTTGGCGAAGCCG GAGCACGTGGGAAGAGCGGTGACGTTAGGCGTCGTCTGGTCAACGACGATCAACAAAGCTCGTCGCGGCGAGAGGGAAGAGTTCTTGATTTCAG TGACACCGGAAACGCGTACCCGACAGTGCCTCGTCCCGCGAGGCACCACGAAATGCAGATGCAG GGAAATTCGCACGATCGTTCTCTTCGCGCCAACGAACGATCTGGCACGAATTGCGCAGGCGCGCTTTGAAAGTTGCGTCGAGCGGATGCGAAGTGTTCTGCGTTCTCGCCGCGTTTTgcccggcggcggcgcaatTGAACTCTGTTGTGCCGCTCGACTTCGAAATTTCCGCTCccgaggcgacggcgagctaaacgacgatcgacgtcacgtttaCGAAGCAGTAGCGGAAGGCCTCGAGGCTTACGCAGCCACCGTTCGGCTGGGAATCGCGCGCGACTCTGATTCGGTTTCAGTGCAAGATGCGACACGTGCGACGTGGGCGGGGACCTCGCACACTACGGATGAGCGGAAGTTGGATGCGATCGACGATTACGTAGCCAAGGTCGAAGGGTGGGAACGAGCGCTGGGAGTTGTTCGAGTTTGCTTGCACGCCGAATTGGGGACTTTCGAGTCCCTATAG